One Isoptericola dokdonensis DS-3 genomic window, CCCTCGGAGGTCGCGTTGCCCTCACGCTTGGCGGCGCGGGCGAGGCCCTTCTTGCGGATGATCTCGACGGCCTTCTCGGCGTCGCCGGCAGCCTCGTCGAGGGCCTTCTTGACGTCGAGCATGCCGGCGCCGGTGCGCTCGCGCAGCGCCTTGATGTCAGCGGCGGTGTAGTTCGCCATGGGGGTGTCCTCCGTGCAGGTGGGTCGGGATGCGGTGGGCGGGGTGCGGGCCGGCCGACGTGCGGCCGGCCCGCACCGGGCTCACTCGGACTTCTCGGTGCCCTCGGCCTCGGCCTCGGCCGGAGCGGCCTCGACGGTGGCCTCGGCCTCGACCGGAGCCTCCTCCGCGGGAGCGGCCTCGGCCTCGGCCGGAGCGGCCTCCGCGGGGGCGGCCTCGGCCGCGGCGTCCGCCTCGGCACCGGCGAGGAGCTCGCGCTCCCACTCGGCCAGCGGCTCGGCCTCGGCCTCGGCGGCGTCGCCCTTCTTGCCGGAGGCGCGCTGCATGAGGCCCTCGGCGACGGCGTCGGCGATCACGCGGGTGAGCAGCGTGACGGAGCGGATCGCGTCGTCGTTGCCCGGGATCGCGAAGTCGACCTGGTCCGGGTCGCAGTTCGTGTCGAGGATCGCGACGACGGGGATGCCCAGCTTGCGAGCCTCGTCGACGGCGAGGTGCTCCTTGTTGGTGTCCACGATCCACACGGCCGACGGCGTCTTGGCCATGTCGCGGATACCACCGAGGGTGCGGGCGAGCTTGTCCTTCTCGCGACGCAGGACCAGGAGCTCCTTCTTCGTCAGGCCCGAGGCCGCGACGTCGTCGAAGTCGATCTCCTCGAGCTCCTTGAGGCGCTGGAGACGCTTGTGCACGGTGGTGAAGTTGGTCAGCATGCCGCCGAGCCAGCGGTGGTTCACGTAGGGCATGCCGACGCGCGCCGCCTGGTCCGCGACGGGCTCCTGCGCCTGCTTCTTCGTGCCGACGAACAGGATGGTGCCGCCGTGGGCGACGGTCTGGGAGACGAACTCGTAGGCGCGGTCGATGTACGACAGCGACTGCTGGAGGTCGACGATGTAGATGCCGTTGCGCTCGGTGAAGATGAAGCGCTTCATCTTCGGGTTCCAACGGCGGGTCTGGTGCCCGAAGTGGACACCGCTCTCGAGGAGCTGGCGCATGGTCACGACGGCCATGACACGTCCTTTCGCCGCACACCCCGGGATCAACCCGGTGGCGTGCGCGTCGGCGGCCGCCCCGGCAGGGCGGACCGCGGTTCCGGTTGTCGGCAG contains:
- the rpsB gene encoding 30S ribosomal protein S2 is translated as MAVVTMRQLLESGVHFGHQTRRWNPKMKRFIFTERNGIYIVDLQQSLSYIDRAYEFVSQTVAHGGTILFVGTKKQAQEPVADQAARVGMPYVNHRWLGGMLTNFTTVHKRLQRLKELEEIDFDDVAASGLTKKELLVLRREKDKLARTLGGIRDMAKTPSAVWIVDTNKEHLAVDEARKLGIPVVAILDTNCDPDQVDFAIPGNDDAIRSVTLLTRVIADAVAEGLMQRASGKKGDAAEAEAEPLAEWERELLAGAEADAAAEAAPAEAAPAEAEAAPAEEAPVEAEATVEAAPAEAEAEGTEKSE